One segment of Actinomycetota bacterium DNA contains the following:
- a CDS encoding gamma carbonic anhydrase family protein yields the protein MPLFEFEGKRPTIHPTAFVAPTATIVGDVTIEEEASVWYGAVVRADYAPVVIRAGANIQDGSILHSPPEMAIEVGRGATVAHLCVVHGAVLGEECLIANGATILDGARVGARAMIAAGAVVKPNDTIPDGMLAAGVPAAVKGPITGTASEFWVQMNPPAYRALAQRHLTGVRPLDA from the coding sequence ATGCCGTTGTTCGAGTTCGAGGGCAAGCGTCCGACGATCCATCCCACCGCGTTCGTCGCTCCCACCGCGACGATCGTCGGCGACGTCACGATCGAGGAGGAGGCCTCCGTTTGGTACGGCGCGGTCGTGCGCGCCGACTACGCGCCGGTGGTGATCCGAGCCGGCGCGAACATCCAGGACGGATCGATCTTGCACTCGCCGCCCGAGATGGCGATCGAGGTCGGCCGCGGAGCGACGGTGGCGCATCTGTGCGTCGTGCACGGAGCGGTCCTCGGCGAGGAATGCCTCATCGCCAACGGCGCGACCATCCTCGACGGGGCGCGGGTCGGCGCCCGCGCGATGATCGCAGCCGGCGCCGTTGTGAAGCCCAACGACACGATCCCAGACGGCATGCTGGCGGCCGGCGTTCCGGCCGCCGTCAAAGGCCCGATCACCGGGACCGCCTCGGAGTTCTGGGTCCAGATGAACCCGCCCGCCTACCGCGCGCTCGCCCAGCGCCACCTGACCGGCGTGCGTCCACTCGACGCGTGA
- the glpX gene encoding class II fructose-bisphosphatase — protein sequence MTPMNPTDRPGTRPDRNLALELARVTEAAALAASKWMGRGDKIAADQAAVDAMRLMIDTVSVDGIVVIGEGEKDEAPMLYNGEKVGTGEQPAVDIAVDPIDGTTLLSRGGANALSVISMAERGTMFDPGPCVYMEKIATGPEAAEVIDIEAPIADNIAKVAKAKGIEVGDVIVTILDRPRHEGFVREIREAGARVRLITDGDVAGAIAAGRSSLGVDLLYGIGGTPEGITTACALKCMGGAIHGKLWPRNDDERNRAVEAGYDLTRVLTTDDLVSGNDVFFSTTGITDGYLLDGVRTTREGAITETLVMRSRSGTIRTIRSEHRWEKLEKFTQVDYRPGH from the coding sequence ATGACGCCCATGAACCCAACGGACAGGCCGGGAACCAGACCCGACCGCAACCTCGCGCTCGAGCTCGCGCGCGTGACCGAAGCGGCCGCCCTCGCGGCGTCGAAGTGGATGGGACGGGGAGACAAGATCGCGGCGGACCAGGCCGCCGTCGACGCGATGCGGCTGATGATCGACACCGTTTCGGTGGACGGGATCGTGGTGATCGGCGAGGGGGAGAAGGACGAGGCGCCGATGCTCTACAACGGCGAGAAGGTCGGCACGGGGGAGCAACCCGCCGTAGATATCGCCGTGGATCCGATCGACGGGACGACCTTGCTGTCGCGGGGCGGAGCGAACGCGCTCTCGGTCATCTCCATGGCCGAACGGGGAACCATGTTCGATCCGGGCCCGTGCGTATATATGGAGAAGATCGCGACCGGCCCTGAGGCCGCCGAGGTCATCGATATCGAGGCTCCGATCGCCGACAACATCGCGAAGGTGGCGAAAGCGAAGGGCATCGAGGTCGGCGATGTGATCGTCACCATCCTCGACCGGCCTCGCCACGAGGGGTTCGTCCGCGAGATCCGCGAGGCCGGCGCCCGCGTGAGGCTCATCACCGACGGCGACGTGGCCGGCGCGATCGCGGCCGGCCGGAGCTCGCTCGGCGTCGACCTCTTGTACGGGATCGGCGGCACTCCCGAGGGGATCACGACCGCGTGCGCGCTGAAGTGCATGGGCGGCGCGATCCACGGGAAGCTGTGGCCGCGCAACGACGACGAGCGCAACCGCGCCGTCGAGGCCGGATACGACCTCACGCGTGTCCTCACGACCGACGACCTCGTGTCCGGCAACGACGTCTTCTTCTCGACGACCGGGATCACCGACGGCTACCTGCTCGACGGCGTGCGGACCACTCGCGAGGGAGCGATCACCGAGACCTTGGTCATGCGATCGCGTTCGGGAACGATCCGAACCATCCGGTCGGAGCACCGCTGGGAAAAGCTCGAGAAATTCACGCAGGTCGACTACCGGCCCGGCCACTAA